Proteins encoded in a region of the Elaeis guineensis isolate ETL-2024a chromosome 7, EG11, whole genome shotgun sequence genome:
- the LOC105048878 gene encoding small ribosomal subunit protein uS7 gives MAVQQEVKLFNRWSFEEVEVSDISLADYIAVSPAKHATYLPHTAGRYAVKRFRKAQCPIVERLTNSLMMHGRNNGKKLMAVRIVKHAMEIIHLLTDANPIQVIVDAIINSGPREDATRIGSAGVVRRQAVDISPLRRVNQAIYLLTTGARESAFRNIKTIAECLADELINAAKGSSNSYAIKKKDEIERVAKANR, from the exons ATGGCGGTCCAGCAAGAGGTTAAACTTTTCAACCGCTGGTCCTTCGAGGAAGTGGAG GTCAGTGATATTTCGCTCGCGGACTACATAGCCGTATCTCCTGCCAAGCATGCTACTTATCTTCCACACACTGCAGGACGATATGCTGTCAAGAGATTCCGTAAGGCTCAGTGCCCAATTGTAGAAAGACTGACCAATTCTTTAATGATGCATGGCCGTAACAATGGAAAGAAGCTTATGGCTGTTCGCATTGTCAAGCATGCTATGGAGATTATTCATCTGCTTACTGATGCAAATCCGATCCAAGTTATTGTGGATGCTATCATTAACAG CGGGCCAAGAGAAGATGCGACTCGAATTGGGTCAGCTGGAGTTGTTCGTCGTCAGGCAGTTGATATCTCCCCATTGAGGCGAGTTAACCAGGCTATCTACCTCCTTACAACAGGTGCACGTGAGAGTGCTTTCAGAAACATCAAGACAATTGCGGAGTGCCTTGCTGATGAGCTAATTAATGCGGCTAAGGGTTCTTCGAACAG TTATGCAATTAAGAAGAAGGATGAGATCGAGCGTGTTGCCAAGGCAAATCGTTAA
- the LOC105048879 gene encoding LOW QUALITY PROTEIN: large ribosomal subunit protein eL32z (The sequence of the model RefSeq protein was modified relative to this genomic sequence to represent the inferred CDS: inserted 1 base in 1 codon), which yields MAVPLLAKKIVKKRVKKFKRAQSDRKISVKPNWRRPKGIDSRVRRKFKGCTLMPNIGYGSDKKTRHYLPNRFKKFVVHNVSELEVLMMHNRTYCAEIAHDXSTRKRKEIVERAAQLDIVVTNKLARLRSQEDE from the exons ATGGCGGTGCCGTTGCTCGCGAAGAAGATCGTTAAGAAGCGTGTCAAGAAGTTTAAGAGGGCTCAGAGTGACCGCAAGATTTCGGTGAAG CCCAACTGGCGTAGGCCCAAGGGTATTGATTCTCGTGTGAGAAGAAAGTTCAAAGGATGTACTTTGATGCCCAACATTGGTTATGGATCTGACAAGAAGACCCGGCATTACCTGCCCAACCGTTTCAAGAAGTTTGTTGTTCACAATGTATCTGAGCTAGAGGTGCTTATGATGCACAACAG GACGTACTGTGCTGAAATTGCACACG GTTCTACAAGGAAGCGCAAGGAGATTGTAGAGCGAGCTGCACAACTAGACATTGTTGTCACCAACAAGCTTGCCAGGCTCCGCAGCCAGGAGGATGAGTGA